One Deinococcus aestuarii genomic window, GTCTCGTAGTCGCCCCCCGCAAGCGCCGCGCAGGCCTGCTGCCAGGTGGTGGGCACGTCGATCATCACCCCTCAGGATAGCGCGGGGGAGGCGGAGGGTCTGCCCTCGCCGCGCGAAGAGGTCGAAAGAGCGCGCGTCTCCCCTGCGGCCGAACGATGCGCCGGGTTGACCTGCGGGCTGCCTGCCTCTCCCTCTGTTGCCCCCGCTCGTCTTCGCGCTGCCCGGACCGCGGCGGACGGCAGGCCGGGTCGAGTCGGAAGAACGACGGGGGCGAGGGTTGGCCCGGACCACGGGGAGGAGCCGCGTCGTCCCGCTCCCTTCGCCGTTCCAGTGCAGCTCGGTGCGCACCCGCCGACGCCTCCCCGACAGCGTTTGGGGACGCTAAAGCTTAGGTGTGACGGCGGCTACGCACACGCATCTTGAGTCTGGTACACTCAACTTCAGCGGGGCGGGACTCGCCCCAACGTTTTTCCTTTTCCGGAGGACTCCTCTTGAGGCGACTCAATCCCTGGCTGATCGTCCTGTTCGTGCTGGCGCTCTTTTTGATGTTTTCCCAGGCGCCGATGAGCGGACGGTCGAGCGTCAATTACAACGTGTTCAAGGACCTGCTCGAACAGGGCCGGGTCGAGCGGGTCGTCGTGCGCGACAACGTGGCTCAGGTGCAGCTTACCGAGCCGACGAGCGTGCCGGTGGCGGGCTCGGCCACCCCGCGCGAGGTCGGAAGCTTCTCGGTCCGGCTGCCCAGCAACCAGGCCACGCCCGACGCCGGGCTGATCAACCAGCTTGAGGCGCGCGGTGTGGACTACCGCTTCGATGCGCCCAGCCAGTGGTTCGGCCTGCTGATCAACTTCCTGCCGATCATCCTGATGTTCGGGCTGCTGTACTTCTTCTTCATGCGCGCCCAGGGCGGCCAGAACGGCGTGATGCAGTTCGGCCAGTCCCGCGCCAAGAAGTACGGCAAGGAAAACCGCGTCCAGACCAAGTTCACCGACGTGGCCGGGCACGAGGAGGCCAAGCGCGAACTCATCGAGGTCGTGGACTTCCTGAAGAATCCCGGCAAGTACCACCAGATCGGCGCCGAGATCCCCAAGGGCGTGCTGCTCGTGGGCCCTCCCGGCACCGGTAAGACGCTGCTCGCGCGGGCCATCGCGGGTGAGGCGGACGTGCCCTTTTTCTCGGTCTCGGCCTCCGAGTTCATGGAGATGTTCGTGGGCGTCGGCGCGAGCCGCGTGCGCACCCTCTTCGAGGACGCCCGCAAGAGTGCCCCGGCGATCATGTTCATCGACGAGATCGACTCCATCGGGCGCAAGCGCGGCGCTGGGATCGGCGGCGGCCACGACGAGCGCGAGCAGACGCTCAACCAGATCCTCTCCGAGATGGACGGCTTCGACAAGACGAGCAGCGTGATCGTGCTCGGCGCGACGAACCGCCCCGACGTGCTCGACCCGGCGCTCTTGAGGCCCGGCCGCTTCGACCGTCAGGTGACCATCGACCTCCCGAACCTCAAGGAGCGCGAGGCGATCCTCAAGGTGCACCTGCGCAACAAGCCGATGGCTCCCGGCGTCGACGTGCCGGAGGTCGCCAAGAGCACGCCGTACTTCTCGGGTGCCGACCTCAAGAACGTGACGAACGAGGCCGCGCTGGAGGCCGCCCGCCTCGGCAAGACGCAGATCGACATGAGCGACTTCTACCGGGCGCTCGACAAGATCACGCTGGGGCTGGAGAACTCTTCTCTCACGATCAGCCCCGAGGAGAAAAAGGCCATCGCCTACCACGAGGCGGGGCATGCGGTGACCGCCGCCGTGATCCCCGGCAGCGACAAGCTCCAGAAGGTCTCGATCATCCCGCGCGGCCGCGCGCTCGGCGCCGCCTTCTACCTGCCGGAAGAGCAGGTGCTGATGAGCAAGGAGCGGCTGGAAAACCAGCTCGTGGTCGCGCTGGGGGGCCGCGCTGCCGAGGAAGTGTTCATGGGCTCGGTCACGAGCGGCGCCGCCGACGACTTCCGCAAGGCGACGAACATCGCCCGCAAGATGGTGCTGGAGTGGGGCATGGGCGAGAACTTCAAGAACATGGCCCTGACGACCGACTCCGGCCCGGTGTTCCTCGGCGAGGACATGGCGAAGCCCAAGGCCTTTTCCGAGCACACCTCGCAGCTCGTGGACGAGGATGTCAAGCGCATCCTGCACCGCGCCTACGACCGCGCCCGCTCGCTGGTGACCGAGTACTCGGGAGCGATGCACGAGGTCGCCGACGCGCTGCTCTCGCAGGAACTCATCACGGGTGACGTGGTGCGCGACGCGGTGGGCCGTGTGGGCCGCAGCCCCCAGCCCATGCCGCAGACGACGGCGTAAGTAAGACCCAGAGAATGAAGCCCCCGCCGAAATGCGGGGGTTTTCGCTGTGTCCCGGTGTGGTCAGGGTTTCCAAAGATTCGGCAGGTAGAACACCAAGTCGAGCGAGGGCGGTTTGATGCCCTGCGTGCGCAGGAGTGCGGCGATCTGTGCGGTGTGCCGGACCTCGTGCAGCATGACGTGCCACAGCAGGCCGTCCAGCCTGAAGTGCTCCTCGGGTGCGTCTTCCACGATGCGCTCCAGATCGGCCTCCGCGAGCGTGGCGAGGTAGGCCAGGGTGCTCCCCTCCACCGCCCGCCAGTAGTCCAGCAGCTCTGCTAGAGGAAACCTAGCGAAGACGGGGCCCGGCCCGGCGTCTCTCAGGGCAGGAAAAGCGTCCTCCACGGGCGTGTCTCGCAGGATGGTGAAATGAATCCAGCCGTCCTCCACGCCCGCCGTGTGGGCCACCAGATCCTTGATGCAGTGGAAGCGTTCACCGTCCAGCAGCGGGCGCGACAGCACCTCGTCCGGCAAGCCCTCCAGCGTGGCCCACAGGTCCCGGCGGGCACGAACGAGGTAAGCGTAGGTCTCGGGGATATTCATTCGCCCTCCTATTCCCGCCAGATGGCCCAGTGCTCGTCGAGCGCCTCCATCTGCTCGGCGGTGCGCCCGCCCACGCGCAGCAGGGCCATGATCTGCCCCCGGTGGTGCGAGTCGTGGACGATGGTGTGCTGGAGGAAGTGGGCGGGGTTCGACCGATACGCGCCCTCGTTCCAGGGGTCGGCGAAGGGCTCACCCGACGCCAGGTGTGCCCGCACTGCCTCCAGGGCGGCCTCATCCCCCGCATCGAAGGCCGCCGCCAGCTCGGCCGGGGGACTGTTCTGCCAGCGCCACAGCGGGTCACCGTCGGCATCCTTCTGCGTGTGGTCGAGCAGCGGGTCCGCGTGTTCACGGGACAGGTTCCACAGCCAGCCGACGCGAAAGGCCGCCATGTGCCGCAGGTGCCGCTCGACCGTCCAGCCGCCCCGGCCGTCGCTCAGGTCGAACTCGGCGGGCGTCAGGGCGCTCAGCAGCATCCCATTGACACGCCCATTGCGGCGGAAGGATTCGAGCAGCAGAGTCAGTTCGTTCATGGCGACCTCTGGGGGTGGGGGGACGTACTGAAGTCGGCGGGCGTGAGGATGCCGGGCGGAGGGGTGACCGGAGGGTGGGTCATCGGGGTCTCTGGGCCCAGCGTAAACGCGATAGCCGTCAGGACCTGGCGTGTTGGGGCGTAGACTGCACCATGACGCAGCCTACCCCCAGCGGCGAGGAGCTCCTGCGCGGCAAGGCCTACACCGGAGACGGGGTGACCGTCTATTACGACGCGCCCCGCTGCGTCCACGTCGCCAACTGCGTGCGGGGGCTGCCCGGGGTGTTCCGCCCCCGTGAGCGCCCCTGGATTCAGCTCTGGAACGAGGGCGACGCGGAGCGGGTGGCCGCGGTCGTCCGCACCTGCCCGACGGGGGCACTGCACTACGCGCTTGAGAATGGCCCGCCCGAGGCTCCCGACCGACCCACGACGATCACACCCGTGCGCGACGGCCCCCTCGCCATTCGCGGCGCCCTCGTGATCCAGACTCCGGCAGGCGAGGTGCGCGAGGTCCGGGCCGCCCTGTGTCGCTGCGGCGCGAGCGAGAACAAGCCCTTTTGTAACGGCGCCCACGTGAAGATCGGCTGGAAGAGTGGGGGCGCGACCACCCCCGAGCAGCGCGGCGACGACCGGCACGGGGAGGGGCAGCGGGCGGACGGGGCCCGGGAGTCACAGGAACAATAGGGGCGGCACGGCCTAGACTGCCCCATGACCTCCTCCTTCAACGTCCCCGACCTGATCCGCAAGAAGCGCGACGGTGAGGCGCACACCCGCGCCGAACTCGAACACCTCGTGCTGGGCTACACGCGCGGCGAGGTGCCCGACTATCAGGTTAGCGCGTGGCTGATGGCCGTGTACCTGCGCGGCATGACCCCGCAGGAGACCGCCGACCTGACGCTGGTGATGGCCGCCTCGGGCGACGAGCTGGACCTTGCCGGGCTGCCCCGCACCGTGGACAAGCACTCGACGGGCGGCGTGGGCGACAAGACCAGCCTGATCCTGACGCCGATGCTCGCCGCGCTCGGCCTGACCGTCGCCAAGATGAGCGGGCGGGGACTCGCGCACACGGGCGGCACCATCGACAAGCTCGAAAGCTTCCCCGGCTGGACGCCCGAACTCCCCGAGGACCGCTTCATCGAGCAGGCCCGCGAGATCGGCCTCGCCCTCGTCGGGCAGTCCAGGGACCTCGCGCCCGCCGACGGCAAGCTCTACGCCCTGCGCGACGTGACGGCCACCGTGGACTGCCTGCCGCTGATCGCCAGTTCCATCATGAGCAAGAAACTCGCCTCGGGGGCGCACACGGTCGTCCTTGACGTGAAGGTGGGCGCCGGGGCCTTCATGCGGACGCTGGACGACGGGCGGGCCCTGGCGCAGGCGATGGTGGACATCGGCACGCGGGCCGGACGGCAGGTGCGGGCGGTGCTCACCGACATGGACGCGCCCCTGGGCCGCATGGCCGGGAACAGCCTGGAGGTGCAGGAAGCCCTCGCCACCCTGCGCGGCGAGGGACCGGGGGACCTGACCGAACTGTGCGTCGCCCTCGCGGTGGAGGCGCTGGCCGCCTACGGGGAGGACGAGGGGCAGGCGGAGGCCCGCGCCAGAGCAACCCTGCAAGACGGCTCGGCCCTGGAGAAGTTCCGCGCCTTCATCGCCGCCCAGGGCGGGGACGCGGCGCTGGTGGACGACCCGGACCGGCTCGACGTGGCCCCCGGACGGGCCGAGGTGACGGCGCCCTCCTCCGGCTTCGTGGCGGGGATCGACGCCCTCGCGGTGGGCCGGGCGGTCCTCGCCCTCGGCGGCGGGCGCGAGCGCAAGGGCGAGGCCATCGACCACGGGGTCGGGGTGGAGCTGCTGAAAAAGCCCGGCGAGGCGGTGGGGGCAGGGGAAGCCGTGCTGCGGCTCTACCACAGAGGGGGGCGGGGGCTGGAGACGGCGCGGGCTCTGCTGACGGCGGGCCTGAGCGTGTCGGAAACGGCGCCCGAGGCCCAGCCGCTGATCCTCGACCGGGTGAACTGAGCCGGGCGTCCCCTGCCGCCGTCAGGCTGCTCCGTAAACGTTCCCCGAATTCCTGCCCGCGTCTGCTGTCCCGGGGGGGTGTTACCCTCGCATCATGCGGACCATCGTGCTCGTCGTGATCGTCGTGCTGGCGGTGATCTTCGCGATTCTCAACCGCAACGCGCTGCTCTTTCCCCACACCCTCAGCCTGGGCTTCGTGACCTACCGCGAGGTGCCGCTGGGGCTGATCCTGCTGCTGACCGGGCTGGTGCTGGCCCTGATCTTCTACTTCTGGGCGGGCGTCTCGCGGCTGCGGGCGCAGGCGGACAGCGCGCGGCTGCTCCGCGACATGGAGGCCCTGCGCAACAGCCTCGATCATCAGGAGGGGAGCCGCTTCGCCCAGCTCCAGGGCTACCTCGACCAGCGCTTTCAGGCCCTGGGATCGGGGGGTGCGGCGGACCAGGGCGAGACGGTGGGGCAGCAGCTCGCGGCGACGAACGCGCGCCTCGACGCCCTGGAACGCAACCTGAACGTGCAGCTCGCGCAGATCGACGACTACCTCAAACGCAGGCTGCGCTGAGGCCCGGCGGCCCAAGGTCTTGGCCCCGCCCTCGTCGGCGAGTGTCGGCGCCCTTACACCCGGTTCATTGCGAAGGAGGCGGTCCCTCTAGAATGGCCCGCAGGAGCAGTGCGACCCGAAGGAGTTGAGAATGGCGCTCGACCGTTTTTTCCGCAGACGCCGCCCGCAGCCGCAGGCGGGCAGCGACGTGCCGGACCTGTGGACCCAGTGCCCTGCTTGCAAGGAGGGCGTGTACAACCGTGACCTGGAGGCGGGCCGCTTCGTCTGCCCCCGGTGCGGGCATCACCTGCGAATCGACGCGGGCAAGCGGGTGGAGGTCTTGCTCGACCCCGGCACGTTCCATCAGCTCTCGGGCCGCGTGCGTCCGACCGATCCCCTCCAGTTCGAGGACACCGAGCCCTACGCGCTGCGCCTCGCCCGCGCCCAGGCGAAGACGGGCCGCCCCGACGCGATCCTGACGGGCACGGGCACGGTGGAGGGCGTCCCCGTCACCCTCGCCGTGATGGACTTCGCCTTCAGCGGGGGCAGCATGGGCAGCGTGGTGGGCGAGGAGATCTCGCGCGCCGCCGAACACGCCGCCTCGCACGGCACGCCGTTCGTCCTCGTCGCGGCGAGCGGCGGGGCCCGGATGCAGGAGAGTGCCCTGTCGCTGATGCAGATGGCGAAGACGACCGTGGCGCTCGAAGGCCTCTCGGCGCGCGGCCTGCCGTACGTCAGCCTGCTCACCGACCCGACGACGGGCGGCGTGACGGCGAGCTTCGCCACCGTGGCCGACGTGATCCTGGCCGAGCCGGGGGCCCTCATCGGCTTCGCGGGGCCGCGCGTGATCCAGCAGACGATCCGCCAGAACCTCCCCGAGGGCTTCCAGCGCGCCGAGTTCCTGATGGAGCACGGCATGATCGACGACGTGGTGGACCGCCGCGAACACCGCGCGTACCTCGCCCGGCTGCTCGGCGTGCTGCTGCGCCGCGAGGTGGGCGCGTGAGCCCCGCCTCCCCCGACGCCGTGCGCGAGCTTGAGGCCCGCGTCCATGACCTGGAGGACACCGCCCGCCGCACCGGGCAGAACCTCGACGCGGCGATCACGCCCCTGCGCGCCGAGGTCGAGCGCCTGCGGGCCGCCCACCGGGAGCCGGTCACCCGCTGGGAGCGGGTGGGGCTCGCCCGCGCCCCGGGCCGCCCGACCGCCCTCGACTACGCCGAGCGGCTGTGCAGCGACTTCACCGAGCTGCACGGCGACCGCGCCTTCGGGGACGACCTCGCCCTGATCGGCGGCCCCGCGCGCTGGCAGGGCACGCCCGTCATGCTGCTGATGCAGCAAAAGGGGCGCGACACCAAGGGCAAGATCAAGCGCCGCTTCGGCATGAGCAACCCGGAGGGCTACCGCAAGGCGATGCGGCTGATGGACCTCGCCGACCGCTTCGGGCTGCCCGTCGTCTCCCTGATCGACACGCCCGGCGCCTACCCCGGCATCGAGGCCGAGGAGCGCGGGCAGGCCTGGGCCATCGCCGAGAGCATCCAACGTATGGTGCGCCTCTCGGTGCCCGCCGTCTGCGCCGTGATCGGCGAGGGGGGCAGCGGCGGCGCGCTCGCGGTGGGGGTGGGCAACCGGGTCCTGATTCAGGAGAACGCCTGGTACAGCGTGATCAGCCCCGAGTCGTGCGCGGCGATCCTCTGGCGCGACGCGGCCCAGGCCCCCAAGGCCGCGGAGGCGCTCAAGCTCACCGCCCCCGACCTGCTGGAACTGGGCATCGTCGAGGAGATCGTCCCCGAGCCCCCCGGCGGCGCCCACCTCGACCCGGACGCCGCCGCGCGGGCGCTGGGCGAGGCCGTGGGCCGTCACCTCGCCGAGCTGGGCGGCCTCAGCGAGGCGGAGTTGAAGGCGCAGCGGGCCGAGCGTTTCCGGTCGCTGGGAGCGTTCACGGAGGGCTGAGCGGGGCGGAGGCGGGGACGGGTCACCTGGGGAGGACGGGTGGCCCGTTCTCTTCCACCCGAACAGCGCGACGGTAAGAACCCTCCGGGTAGAGTCGTGGGATGCGCCGGGCCATCCATAACGCCGCCCCTTGTCATCTGCCCTCGGGCCGAATCCTCGTGCAGGACCGTCGGGGGCACCGTCCCCCTCCGTGGGGGTTCTTCGGAGGTGGGATCGAGGCGGGTGAGACGCCCATGCAGGCGCTTTTGCGAGAGGCACGCGAGGAACTCGGAATTCATCTGTCTGAGGACGCTGTATACAACGAGGGGGTGATTATAGGTGAGCCGCGCGACCTCGCCTTCACCTCCATATCTACAGGTGGCCTTTTGGCGGCGATCTCTCGGTGTTCACCCTGGGGGAGGGTGCGGGGATGGACCTCGTGGCCTCCGAGGAGGTGGGGCGGCGGGTGGAGGCGGGCGGCCCGGATGACCAGATAACACGCCTGGCCCGGGCCTTCCTGCCGCGCCTCACGGCGTCCTCCGGGCAGATTTAGGACGGGTTGGCGCCCCCACGCGGTACCCTCGTGCATGACGACAACTCAGAGAACGGACGTGATCGTCGTCGGCGCGGGCCTCGCCGGGCTCACCGCCGCGCGCAGGTTGACGCAAGCGGGATGGCGGGTCCGGGTGCTGGAGGCGCGGGACCGGGTGGGTGGGCGCACCCACACCATCCGCCTCCCCCTCACGGGCGTGAGCGTGGACGTGGGCGGGCAGTGGGTCGGCCCCAACCAGCCGCACGTCATGGCCCTGATCCGCGAGCTGGGGCTGGAGGTGTACCCCACCCACGACGAGGGGCAGAACCTCGCGCACCTGCTGGGCAAGACGCTGCGTTACCGGGGGCTGATCCCGCCGCTGCCGCCGCACGTGCTCGCCGACTACGCCCTGCTCTCGGGCCGGTTCGAGGCCCTCGCCCGCCGCATTCCGAAGGAGGCGCCCTGGACGGCGCCGAAGGCTGAGGCCCTGGATTCCGAGACCTTCGACACCTGGATCACCCGCCATGCCCGCACGCCCCAGACCCGCGCCCTGATGCGGCTGTATGCCGGGGCGGTCTTCAGCGCCGACGCCCGGGAGATCAGCCTGCTCCACGCCCTGACCTACACCGCGCACGGCGGCGGGATCAACGGCCACACCCTCATCCGCGGCCACGCCCTGCAAGACCGGGTGCTGGGCGGCGCGCAGGCCATCGCGCAGCGGCTGGCGGATGATCTGGACGACGTTCGGTTGAGCAGCCCGGTGATGAAGGTGGAGCAGGACGGGGAGGGCGTCACCCTCCATACCCCGAATGGCCCGCACCGCGCCGTCCTCGCCGTCCTCGCCGTGCCCCCGGCCCTGCTCTCCGGCGTGGGGTTCGACCCGCCGCTCCCGCCCCGCCGCGCGCAGCTCCAGCAGCGGCTGCCGATGGGAGCGGTCGTCAAGTTCATGGCCGTCTACGAGCGCCCCTTCTGGCGGGACGCGGGCCTCAGCGGCATGGCGATCAGCGACGAGGGGCCCGTGACCGTCACCTTCGACAACAGCCCGCCGCAGGGCCTCCCCGGCGTGCTGCTCGGCTTCATCGAGGGTGGGGAGGCACGGGCGCTGATGGGGGCGAGCGAGACGGCGCGCCGGAACGCGGCCCTCGCCCGCCTCGCCCGCCTGTTCGGCCCGGAGGCCCTGCACCCCCTCGAAACCGTCGAGCGCGACTGGTCCGCCGAGCCTCACAGCGGCGGCTGTTACGGCGCCCTCTTCGGTCCCGGCGTGTGGACCGGGTACGGCGAGGCGCTGCGTGATCCCGTGGGCCGCCTGCACTGGGCGGGGGCGGAGACGGCCCGGGTGTGGATGAACTACATGGACGGCGCGGTCGAGAGCGGCGAGCGAGCGGCGGCGGAGGTGCTGGCGGTGGGGCAGCCCGCGGAGGCCGTCTTGCCCGCCTGAGCTTCCCAGGCGAAGGGGCGACCCCTCCGCGGAGCCGCCCCCTTTCGTTGCGGGACGCCCTCTCAGTCGTCCGCTGCCCCCGCCACCGTCTGCGTGTTCGTCACGCCGGGCAGGGCCGCCTCCGCGATGGGCTTTTTCAGGAGGCCCAGCAGCGCGGTGCTGATGACCGTGCCCGTCACGATGGCGACGATGTACATGAGCAGGTTGGTCACGGCGTTGGGGATGAACAGCACGAAGATGCCGCCGTGTGGGGCGCGGAGCTGTACCCCCGCCGCCATGCTGATCGCCCCGGCGACCGCCGAGCCCACCATCAGCGAGGGGATCACGCGCAGCGGATCGCGGGCGGCGAAGGGAATCGCGCCCTCGGTGATAAAGGAGAGGCCCAGCACCCCGGCGGCCTTCCCGGCCTCGCGCTCGTCGGCGGTGAAGCGGTTCTTGAAGACGAGGGTGGCGAGGAACAGCGCCAGCGGGGGCGTCATCCCGGCGGCCATCGCGGCGGCGATGGGGCCGTAGACCTCCGAGCCCAGCAGGCCGGTCGAGAAGGTGTAGGCGGCCTTGTTGATCGGCCCGCCCATGTCGAAGGCCATCATCGCCCCGATCACGGCCCCCAGCACGCCCGCCGAGGTGTCCCCCAGGCCGCGCAGCCAGTTCGTCGCGGCGGTCAGCGCGGCGGCGACCGGGCGCCCCACCACGTAGATCATCAGCAGGCCCGTGATCGCCGTGCCCAGCAGCGGCAGCAGCAGCGTGGGCTTGAGGCCCTCCAGCGTGCGGGGCAGCCTGATCCCGCGGTTGAGCGTGCGGGTCACGTACCCGGCCAGGAATCCGGCGATGATGCCCCCCAGGAAGCCGCTGCCACCCCCCAGCGCGAGCAACCCGCCGATCATCCCCGGCGCGAGCCCCGGACGGTCGGCGATGGAGTAGGCGATGTACCCGGCGAGCACGGGGATGAACAGGCCGAACGCCCCCGTGCCGCCCCCGATCTGGCTCAGCGCCGCCCCGAAGGTGCCCGGCGCCGGGTTGATGCCCCCGAAGGCGAAGGCCAGCGCGATCAGCAGCCCGCCCGCCACCACGAAGGGCAGCATGTGCGACACGCCGGTCATCAGGTGCTTGTAGGCGCTCGGCACGCCCGCATTCTTGGCGGCCTTGGCGGCACTCGCCTGCGACACGAAGTCGGTGCCGCCCTGGGCGCCCGCGACCGCCAGGCCCGCCGCCGTGCCGTACACGGGCGCCTCGGCCAGGGCGCGCTGCACCAGGGCCTGCCCGTTCTGGATGGCGGGCTTGGTGCCGGTCTGGAAGACGCGCTTACCCTGGAAACGCGCGAGGTCCACGTTCGTGTCGGCGGCGATGATCACGAGGTCGGCCCCCGCGATGTCCTGCGCGGTGAGCTGATTGCCCGCGCCGACGCTGCCCTGCGTCTCCACCTTGGCGGTGTAGCCCAGCGCCTTCGCCCCGTTCTCCAGCCCCTCGGCGGCCATGAAGGTGTGCGCGAT contains:
- the accD gene encoding acetyl-CoA carboxylase, carboxyltransferase subunit beta; its protein translation is MALDRFFRRRRPQPQAGSDVPDLWTQCPACKEGVYNRDLEAGRFVCPRCGHHLRIDAGKRVEVLLDPGTFHQLSGRVRPTDPLQFEDTEPYALRLARAQAKTGRPDAILTGTGTVEGVPVTLAVMDFAFSGGSMGSVVGEEISRAAEHAASHGTPFVLVAASGGARMQESALSLMQMAKTTVALEGLSARGLPYVSLLTDPTTGGVTASFATVADVILAEPGALIGFAGPRVIQQTIRQNLPEGFQRAEFLMEHGMIDDVVDRREHRAYLARLLGVLLRREVGA
- a CDS encoding PTS fructose-like transporter subunit IIB — encoded protein: MARLVAVTACPTGIAHTFMAAEALRRAAQAAGHTLRAETQGSVGAQDALTPQEIADADAVILAADVNIDESRFAGKRIVRASTGDAIRNAAGLISQAVDAGAATATQPARAAPTAAPSSPAPTDTGRPLSIVGITACPTGIAHTFMAAEGLENGAKALGYTAKVETQGSVGAGNQLTAQDIAGADLVIIAADTNVDLARFQGKRVFQTGTKPAIQNGQALVQRALAEAPVYGTAAGLAVAGAQGGTDFVSQASAAKAAKNAGVPSAYKHLMTGVSHMLPFVVAGGLLIALAFAFGGINPAPGTFGAALSQIGGGTGAFGLFIPVLAGYIAYSIADRPGLAPGMIGGLLALGGGSGFLGGIIAGFLAGYVTRTLNRGIRLPRTLEGLKPTLLLPLLGTAITGLLMIYVVGRPVAAALTAATNWLRGLGDTSAGVLGAVIGAMMAFDMGGPINKAAYTFSTGLLGSEVYGPIAAAMAAGMTPPLALFLATLVFKNRFTADEREAGKAAGVLGLSFITEGAIPFAARDPLRVIPSLMVGSAVAGAISMAAGVQLRAPHGGIFVLFIPNAVTNLLMYIVAIVTGTVISTALLGLLKKPIAEAALPGVTNTQTVAGAADD
- the ftsH gene encoding ATP-dependent zinc metalloprotease FtsH, which encodes MRRLNPWLIVLFVLALFLMFSQAPMSGRSSVNYNVFKDLLEQGRVERVVVRDNVAQVQLTEPTSVPVAGSATPREVGSFSVRLPSNQATPDAGLINQLEARGVDYRFDAPSQWFGLLINFLPIILMFGLLYFFFMRAQGGQNGVMQFGQSRAKKYGKENRVQTKFTDVAGHEEAKRELIEVVDFLKNPGKYHQIGAEIPKGVLLVGPPGTGKTLLARAIAGEADVPFFSVSASEFMEMFVGVGASRVRTLFEDARKSAPAIMFIDEIDSIGRKRGAGIGGGHDEREQTLNQILSEMDGFDKTSSVIVLGATNRPDVLDPALLRPGRFDRQVTIDLPNLKEREAILKVHLRNKPMAPGVDVPEVAKSTPYFSGADLKNVTNEAALEAARLGKTQIDMSDFYRALDKITLGLENSSLTISPEEKKAIAYHEAGHAVTAAVIPGSDKLQKVSIIPRGRALGAAFYLPEEQVLMSKERLENQLVVALGGRAAEEVFMGSVTSGAADDFRKATNIARKMVLEWGMGENFKNMALTTDSGPVFLGEDMAKPKAFSEHTSQLVDEDVKRILHRAYDRARSLVTEYSGAMHEVADALLSQELITGDVVRDAVGRVGRSPQPMPQTTA
- a CDS encoding thymidine phosphorylase, coding for MTSSFNVPDLIRKKRDGEAHTRAELEHLVLGYTRGEVPDYQVSAWLMAVYLRGMTPQETADLTLVMAASGDELDLAGLPRTVDKHSTGGVGDKTSLILTPMLAALGLTVAKMSGRGLAHTGGTIDKLESFPGWTPELPEDRFIEQAREIGLALVGQSRDLAPADGKLYALRDVTATVDCLPLIASSIMSKKLASGAHTVVLDVKVGAGAFMRTLDDGRALAQAMVDIGTRAGRQVRAVLTDMDAPLGRMAGNSLEVQEALATLRGEGPGDLTELCVALAVEALAAYGEDEGQAEARARATLQDGSALEKFRAFIAAQGGDAALVDDPDRLDVAPGRAEVTAPSSGFVAGIDALAVGRAVLALGGGRERKGEAIDHGVGVELLKKPGEAVGAGEAVLRLYHRGGRGLETARALLTAGLSVSETAPEAQPLILDRVN
- a CDS encoding DinB family protein, translating into MNIPETYAYLVRARRDLWATLEGLPDEVLSRPLLDGERFHCIKDLVAHTAGVEDGWIHFTILRDTPVEDAFPALRDAGPGPVFARFPLAELLDYWRAVEGSTLAYLATLAEADLERIVEDAPEEHFRLDGLLWHVMLHEVRHTAQIAALLRTQGIKPPSLDLVFYLPNLWKP
- a CDS encoding flavin monoamine oxidase family protein encodes the protein MTTTQRTDVIVVGAGLAGLTAARRLTQAGWRVRVLEARDRVGGRTHTIRLPLTGVSVDVGGQWVGPNQPHVMALIRELGLEVYPTHDEGQNLAHLLGKTLRYRGLIPPLPPHVLADYALLSGRFEALARRIPKEAPWTAPKAEALDSETFDTWITRHARTPQTRALMRLYAGAVFSADAREISLLHALTYTAHGGGINGHTLIRGHALQDRVLGGAQAIAQRLADDLDDVRLSSPVMKVEQDGEGVTLHTPNGPHRAVLAVLAVPPALLSGVGFDPPLPPRRAQLQQRLPMGAVVKFMAVYERPFWRDAGLSGMAISDEGPVTVTFDNSPPQGLPGVLLGFIEGGEARALMGASETARRNAALARLARLFGPEALHPLETVERDWSAEPHSGGCYGALFGPGVWTGYGEALRDPVGRLHWAGAETARVWMNYMDGAVESGERAAAEVLAVGQPAEAVLPA
- a CDS encoding (4Fe-4S)-binding protein, which gives rise to MTQPTPSGEELLRGKAYTGDGVTVYYDAPRCVHVANCVRGLPGVFRPRERPWIQLWNEGDAERVAAVVRTCPTGALHYALENGPPEAPDRPTTITPVRDGPLAIRGALVIQTPAGEVREVRAALCRCGASENKPFCNGAHVKIGWKSGGATTPEQRGDDRHGEGQRADGARESQEQ
- a CDS encoding LapA family protein: MRTIVLVVIVVLAVIFAILNRNALLFPHTLSLGFVTYREVPLGLILLLTGLVLALIFYFWAGVSRLRAQADSARLLRDMEALRNSLDHQEGSRFAQLQGYLDQRFQALGSGGAADQGETVGQQLAATNARLDALERNLNVQLAQIDDYLKRRLR
- a CDS encoding DinB family protein; the encoded protein is MNELTLLLESFRRNGRVNGMLLSALTPAEFDLSDGRGGWTVERHLRHMAAFRVGWLWNLSREHADPLLDHTQKDADGDPLWRWQNSPPAELAAAFDAGDEAALEAVRAHLASGEPFADPWNEGAYRSNPAHFLQHTIVHDSHHRGQIMALLRVGGRTAEQMEALDEHWAIWRE
- a CDS encoding acetyl-CoA carboxylase carboxyltransferase subunit alpha, giving the protein MSPASPDAVRELEARVHDLEDTARRTGQNLDAAITPLRAEVERLRAAHREPVTRWERVGLARAPGRPTALDYAERLCSDFTELHGDRAFGDDLALIGGPARWQGTPVMLLMQQKGRDTKGKIKRRFGMSNPEGYRKAMRLMDLADRFGLPVVSLIDTPGAYPGIEAEERGQAWAIAESIQRMVRLSVPAVCAVIGEGGSGGALAVGVGNRVLIQENAWYSVISPESCAAILWRDAAQAPKAAEALKLTAPDLLELGIVEEIVPEPPGGAHLDPDAAARALGEAVGRHLAELGGLSEAELKAQRAERFRSLGAFTEG